A portion of the Acidisarcina polymorpha genome contains these proteins:
- a CDS encoding glycosyl hydrolase, with the protein MTNSVQRSRAHWCFALASLLFSVLPPLQGQSLVEDLRRGFANPPDTAKPMVRWWWFGIAAEKPEMLRELQQMKADGFGGAELAFEYPQVVDDPAKGLINRPFLSAAMLDDVTYAQSEGRKLGLRIDVTLGSGWPYGGPATSLAQAAGRLRCLEIAIPPDATRLPAFQLEEGESVISISLVSGEPKHWDAATAQLLALNPTRGIAPSKTSRTALIFIAGHTRQRVKRAAVGAEGWVLDPFSREAVATHLKSVGEPLLSAFGTTPPYAIFSDSLEAYGADWTPELPDQFHKRRGYDLLPHLPELVSGGTPAAEKVRHDWGKTLTELVDENYLSQINAWAIGHHTKFRSQTYGEPAVSLSSQRLVALPEGEGPQWRAFSTLRWASSANHLFGNNVTSAETFTWLHSPVFRATPLDMKAEVDLHFLIGVNQIICHGWPYSPPEAGEPGWSLYAAAVFNDHNPWHPVMPDVARYMQRVSYLLRQGEPATQIALLLPTDDAWASFSPGHVTVTGEMARLISPALMSSILSAGYNVDFIDADAIDRLGIPSPVLVIPPTERIPVAALRKIQHYVSAGGRVISVGRAPSLDGEGQADAEVTSLSRQLFELSKSTFVPDESTLGAALHKAAIPDLQLTSDKDEIGFVRRKLSNADIYFVVNTSNHPTTAHATFSTTYKFGEQWDAGTGAAVPGRILSIDTPIEFAPYGSAVFVFSDTPPSAPLQQRPMKQVADLNADWNVIFPTLHKSVNEQSLTDWLADPSTKFYSGVAVYQRDFLLKSLPSGVTFLEIEGGRSVTAPVTAPSGPGMRAWYEPPVREAAIVFINGHRAGFLWHPPYRIAVGPYLRPGENHIEVRVYNTAINGWAAMPPHDYKPLIAKYGDRFQMQDLDKVQPVSSGLLGNIRLIAEESH; encoded by the coding sequence ATGACGAACTCTGTGCAGCGCTCGCGCGCACATTGGTGCTTCGCTCTTGCATCGCTTTTGTTCTCTGTTTTGCCTCCTCTTCAAGGACAGTCTTTGGTGGAAGATCTGCGCCGAGGTTTTGCCAATCCTCCCGATACCGCCAAACCGATGGTGCGCTGGTGGTGGTTTGGAATTGCGGCTGAAAAGCCGGAGATGCTTCGCGAATTGCAGCAGATGAAGGCCGACGGGTTCGGAGGAGCGGAACTCGCCTTTGAATATCCGCAGGTTGTCGACGATCCGGCCAAAGGGCTGATCAATCGGCCATTCCTGAGCGCGGCGATGCTCGATGATGTCACTTACGCGCAGTCTGAAGGCCGCAAGCTCGGGCTTCGCATCGATGTCACGTTGGGGAGTGGGTGGCCCTACGGTGGGCCGGCCACTTCGTTGGCCCAGGCGGCTGGCCGGCTCCGCTGCTTGGAAATCGCTATTCCGCCCGATGCGACTAGGCTGCCTGCTTTTCAACTGGAGGAGGGCGAGTCAGTCATCTCAATCTCGCTCGTGAGCGGCGAGCCAAAGCATTGGGACGCTGCGACTGCCCAGTTGCTGGCGTTGAATCCGACAAGAGGCATTGCTCCAAGCAAGACGTCACGGACCGCTTTGATCTTCATCGCAGGGCACACCCGTCAAAGGGTGAAACGGGCGGCGGTGGGCGCCGAAGGCTGGGTGCTTGACCCCTTTAGTCGCGAGGCGGTAGCCACCCACCTGAAATCCGTGGGCGAACCTTTGCTGAGCGCCTTTGGGACGACGCCGCCCTACGCCATCTTCTCGGACTCGCTCGAGGCCTACGGGGCAGACTGGACTCCTGAACTCCCCGACCAATTTCACAAGCGGCGGGGTTACGACCTGCTTCCGCACTTGCCCGAACTCGTGAGTGGAGGAACTCCGGCAGCCGAAAAAGTTCGTCATGACTGGGGAAAAACACTCACCGAACTGGTTGATGAAAATTATCTCTCTCAAATCAATGCGTGGGCGATTGGCCACCATACGAAGTTCCGTTCGCAGACCTACGGAGAGCCCGCAGTGAGCTTATCCAGCCAGCGCCTGGTGGCGCTCCCCGAGGGCGAAGGTCCACAATGGCGCGCGTTCTCAACCCTGCGCTGGGCGAGCTCAGCTAACCATCTGTTCGGCAACAACGTGACCTCTGCCGAGACGTTTACCTGGCTTCATTCGCCTGTCTTCCGCGCGACGCCGCTCGACATGAAGGCGGAGGTCGATCTTCATTTCCTGATAGGGGTCAACCAAATTATCTGTCATGGCTGGCCTTACTCGCCGCCCGAAGCGGGAGAGCCGGGCTGGTCGCTCTACGCCGCCGCTGTCTTCAACGATCACAACCCATGGCATCCGGTGATGCCGGACGTTGCCCGCTACATGCAGCGTGTGAGTTATCTGCTGCGCCAGGGCGAGCCGGCAACCCAGATCGCACTGCTGCTGCCTACCGATGATGCGTGGGCCTCTTTCTCTCCCGGCCATGTCACGGTGACCGGAGAGATGGCTCGCCTTATCAGTCCAGCGTTGATGTCCTCAATTCTGAGCGCCGGATACAACGTCGACTTCATCGATGCCGATGCAATCGATCGCTTGGGCATTCCTTCACCGGTCCTTGTTATTCCGCCAACTGAGAGAATTCCAGTGGCTGCTCTTCGAAAGATTCAACACTATGTCTCCGCAGGCGGCCGGGTTATTTCTGTGGGACGCGCGCCGTCGCTTGATGGTGAAGGGCAGGCGGATGCCGAGGTGACTTCGCTCTCGCGTCAGCTCTTCGAGCTTTCGAAGTCCACCTTCGTTCCGGACGAGTCAACTCTTGGAGCCGCGCTTCATAAGGCTGCGATACCCGATCTTCAACTTACCAGCGACAAGGACGAGATCGGCTTCGTGCGGCGTAAACTATCCAACGCTGACATCTACTTTGTGGTGAATACTTCGAATCATCCGACCACGGCCCACGCGACATTCTCGACGACCTACAAGTTTGGAGAACAGTGGGATGCCGGCACCGGCGCCGCTGTCCCCGGGCGCATCTTATCGATTGACACGCCTATTGAGTTTGCGCCATACGGTTCGGCAGTATTTGTCTTCAGCGATACTCCGCCATCTGCGCCTTTGCAGCAACGACCAATGAAGCAGGTCGCCGATTTGAATGCAGACTGGAACGTGATCTTCCCCACTCTGCATAAGTCGGTGAACGAACAGTCTCTGACCGATTGGCTAGCAGATCCCTCCACTAAGTTCTACTCCGGTGTCGCTGTTTATCAGCGTGACTTTCTTCTGAAGAGTCTGCCTTCCGGGGTTACTTTTCTTGAGATAGAAGGCGGCAGGTCAGTGACGGCGCCCGTTACCGCGCCTTCAGGCCCAGGAATGAGGGCTTGGTACGAGCCCCCAGTCCGCGAGGCCGCGATCGTCTTTATCAATGGACATCGCGCCGGTTTCTTGTGGCACCCGCCCTATCGCATTGCCGTCGGCCCGTATCTCAGACCTGGAGAAAACCATATAGAAGTCCGCGTTTATAACACTGCGATCAATGGCTGGGCGGCCATGCCGCCGCATGACTACAAGCCGCTGATCGCCAAGTACGGTGACCGCTTTCAAATGCAGGATCTGGATAAGGTGCAGCCTGTGAGTTCAGGTTTGCTCGGAAATATTCGCCTGATCGCGGAGGAGTCTCACTAG
- a CDS encoding MGMT family protein, with translation MSIGSKSKRRTQPATSVFDQLSIEQSKRALLRDALRPNEERDIAFRRMILSIPAGKVSTYGSVAAAAGYPRYHRAVAGLLRLDPVDQLPWHRVLGAGGEIKLRGDAAHEQRARLELERVNFQGKRVDMDKFEHLFKPWEVYEDE, from the coding sequence ATGAGCATCGGGTCCAAATCGAAGCGACGGACGCAACCGGCAACCTCGGTCTTCGACCAACTCTCAATCGAACAGAGCAAACGAGCCTTGCTTCGCGATGCGCTGCGACCTAACGAGGAGCGCGATATCGCATTTCGACGGATGATCCTCTCGATCCCAGCAGGCAAGGTGAGCACCTACGGCAGCGTCGCCGCCGCTGCCGGCTACCCGCGATATCATCGCGCCGTCGCCGGGCTTCTTCGGCTGGACCCCGTCGACCAACTGCCGTGGCATCGGGTTCTTGGAGCGGGCGGCGAGATCAAGCTGCGTGGTGATGCGGCCCACGAACAACGCGCGCGCCTAGAGCTGGAACGTGTGAATTTCCAAGGGAAGCGAGTTGACATGGACAAGTTCGAGCACCTGTTCAAACCCTGGGAGGTCTATGAGGACGAGTGA
- a CDS encoding chitobiase/beta-hexosaminidase C-terminal domain-containing protein encodes MALGPSGTPTYPKPDGTYRPLEKVTISTTLSGAAIYYTTDGSTPTASSTEYTGQITLTASEVVKAIAVSGGVASEVGAANYVVNYAAIATTTTLASSQNPSTLEV; translated from the coding sequence TTGGCCCTAGGTCCAAGCGGAACCCCGACCTACCCGAAGCCGGACGGCACGTACCGGCCCTTGGAGAAGGTCACGATCTCCACGACGCTCTCAGGGGCAGCCATCTACTACACGACCGACGGGTCGACGCCGACAGCGTCTTCGACGGAGTACACCGGGCAGATCACCCTTACTGCCAGTGAAGTTGTCAAAGCAATCGCGGTTTCTGGCGGGGTCGCGAGCGAGGTCGGGGCAGCAAACTACGTTGTAAACTATGCAGCGATCGCCACAACCACGACTCTCGCCTCATCGCAGAATCCTTCTACCTTGGAAGTCTAG